In the genome of Mucilaginibacter sp. 14171R-50, the window TCAATTCAGATTTCATTAAAAAGCAGAATGGCTAACGCTATTGGCGATGACATGCGGATCAATGCAAAAAACATCAGCATTGTTACCGGCATATCCATCGCATACTTAATTTTATCATACTTTCTGGTTGGCTTTAAAACCGATCAGCTTATTTTGATGGGCATATTTAACATATTGTTTTATGCCACGGCAACTACCCGCAAGTTTATACTTGGCTTTTCTATCTTCATCGTTTATTGGATCATTTTCGATTATATGAAGGCGTTCCCCAATTATAATTATAATGATGTAGCCATAGGCAGCCTTTACCATGCCGAAAAAAGCCTTTTTGGTATAACGCTGAACGGCAGCACCCTTACCCCAAACGAATATCTGCGCCTTAAAAGCACCAACATTGTTGATGTAGCTGCCGGTCTGTTCTATCTGTGCTGGATCCCCGTTCCTCTCGCGTTCGCGGCGTTCCTGTTCTTCAAAAATAAACGGCAGTTCCTGTACTTTTCGTTAACGTTTGTACTGGTTAATATGCTGGGTTTTATTGTTTATTACGCCTATCCCGCCGCGCCACCCTGGTATATTCAGTTTCATGGCTTCACTTTCCACCCCCTAACGCAGGGTAATACAGCAGGCCTGGCGCGTTTCGACAGGTTTTTTAATATCAACCTCTTTAAATCCATCTACTCAAAGGGATCAAACGTTTTTGCAGCAATGCCGTCACTGCACTCATCCTACCCGGTTATTGTACTTTATTATGGCATTAAAAACAAGCTGGGCCTTGTTAACTGGTTTTTTGGCGTGGTAATGCTGGGTATTTGGTTTACCGCCGTTTATGCCAGCCACCATTACGTGCTCGACGTGCTGGCGGGTATTGTTTGCGCCTCGCTGGGTATAATGCTTTTCAACTGGATGCAAGCGGCATCAGGTAATTTTAACCGCTTTTTAAGCCGCTACGAAGGCGTGATACAATAACTGTAACATTTACTTATTGTGTACACTATTATATACTGCTTTTTTTAGCAGTTGATGGGCTTTATTGTAATTAAAATCCATGCGCATAAGCGTAAGTAGCTATAAATCAATATTATTATGGCTATTAATGGCATTTGTTGTAACTTGCAAGCCCCCGCGATAAAGTATTAATAATTACGGGCATAAGATTTGAATAGGTAATATGACTTATTTGATATCTGCAACCAGATGAAAAAACTTGTTATACTTTTCACATTTATATTAGCCGCTACAACATTTGCCGCTCACGCTCACATTGGCGATGATAACCGCAATTACATAGATAGCCTTAAACAAAAACTGCAGCTTACTACCAACGATACGCTTAAGGGGGCCATCTATACCCAAATTGCGACAGAATATTTAAAGTTTGATAAACAACCCAATCGCAATTTAAAGGCCTACTACCAAACCGAGGCCATACACTACACCCTGCTGGCCCTGCACAATTATAGTTATTATGAAGATACCACCGGCATACGGTCGAGTTTTGACGACCTTGCCAGGGTTTACGTAGCGCAAAAAAAATACAGCGAGGCAAAGTGGTTCACACTTCAATCAAACAAAATTTCGCGTCAGAAAAAAGATATCGCCAACATCGTAAGTTCGCTGGTAAGGTTATCAGCCATAAAAATGGAACTGAAGGAATACAAAATGGCTATGCGCGACCTAAACGAAGCGTTAAAATGGAGCACTGTTAACAAAATGCCTGCTTTAGAAGCCGTTGTGCAGCAAAACTACGCCTACCTGTACAATCGCTTAAAGGATTATGAAAAAGGGGATATAGCCGAAAAAAGGGCCTCAGAAATAGCAGCGCAGTTGCAGCGTGATGACGAATTGAAAGCTGTTACCATTACTTTTGATAACAGCCCTGTAAAAGATACTAAGCCCGCCGCAACCAAAAAGAAAAAGGCAAATATTGTTGTTAAAAAATCTTCAAAGGCAGTTTCTGCCAAAAAACTGGCATCGTTATAACCTCCCCTCGCGTATCTTCATAAAATTGACATAGGGTTATATGTATTTAAACCATAGTGCGTTAATACTGTCAAAATCAGCGTTATGAAGAAATATGTATCAGGTATTTTTATCGCGTTATCAGCTATGGCACTCAGTTCGTTTATATTAATAAGCCGTACTGACGAACATTCATTATTTAAACAGGAATTTTTAGATCTGATCAATCAAACCCGCGCTAAGGGCTGCAAATGTGGCGATACTTATTTCCCCCCGGCGCCGCCCATGGTTTGGAACAATGACCTGGAAGAAGCCGCCAAAGGCCACGCGCAGGATATGGCCAGGCAAAATTACTTTAGCCACGAAAGTAAGGATGGCCGCACCATGAACACCCGTATTATTACTGCCGGGTATGTTTTTAAAGGCTGGAAAAGCTTTATGATCGGCGAAAATATTGCCTTTGGGCAAAACAGCATACCCGAGGTAATGGCAGGCTGGTTTAAAAGCGAGGGCCATTGCCGTAACCTGATGAACCCCGGCTTTAAGGAAGTTGGCGTGGCCGAATATAATAAATACTGGGTACAGGATTTTGGCGGCCGGGAAGCGTTTAGCAAACAGCAACAGGAACTTATAAAAAGCGGAAAATACCGTTTAATAGAGAAGAATTGAGTCTGGAGTCTAAAATCTGGAGTCTAAAGTCTTTAGTTCTAAGTCGTGGTATGATTTTCCTACCTTCAACTTTGAACTTTCAACTTTCAACTTTCAACTTAAGACTTAGAACTATGCTTCTCAGGCTTTGGCCCGCGCAGGTGTAATACCAGTCCGTTCAAAAAATTGCGCAATAGCTGATCTTTACAGGGCTGAAAATTTGGGTGATCTTCACTGCGGAAGATGGCGCTCAATTCGGTTTTGGTGGTCCGGAAGTTGGCCAGTTTTAATATCTCGATGATCTCATCATCACGCAGCTGTAAAGCCACGCGAAGCTTTTTCATGATATCGTTATTGCTCATACTGCAAATATAAATATAGTTTATTAGTTATCCGCCCAGCCCATTAGCTGCATTACGCGTTTAAATTCGTTTTGCACGGATGCCTGTATAGTTATTTCTTGCCCCGTAACCGGATGATCAAACGTTAATTGCCGCGCGTGCAGCAGCATGGTTTCCATCTCCCAGGTCTCTTTAAAAAATTTATTTTGCTTATTACAGCCATGCGTGCGGTCGCCAATAATGGGGTGAAATATATGCGCGAAGTGTTTACGCAGCTGGTGCATGCGCCCTGTTTCCGGCGATGCTTCTATGATTGAGTATCTCGAGGTGGGGTGCGCGCCAAACGGTACATCCAGTTCGGCCCTGTTCAGGGTAACATAACGGGTCAATGCATCCTGTAGCGTGCCGTTCTCTTTACGCAAGGGATAGTCTATCTCTGCGGCATCCGGGGTATAACCCCGCAATATCGCCAGGTATTTCTTTTTCACCCGATTTTCCATAAACGCCTGCTGCATGGCTATCTCGGCAGGCTTATCAAACGCGAATAGCAACACCCCGCCTGTCTTCCTGTCTATCCTGTGCACGGGGTTTACCTTTCTGCCGGTCTGGTCGCGCAGCAACTGCAACGCAAACTCTTCGGCATCTGCA includes:
- a CDS encoding phosphatase PAP2 family protein, with amino-acid sequence MANAIGDDMRINAKNISIVTGISIAYLILSYFLVGFKTDQLILMGIFNILFYATATTRKFILGFSIFIVYWIIFDYMKAFPNYNYNDVAIGSLYHAEKSLFGITLNGSTLTPNEYLRLKSTNIVDVAAGLFYLCWIPVPLAFAAFLFFKNKRQFLYFSLTFVLVNMLGFIVYYAYPAAPPWYIQFHGFTFHPLTQGNTAGLARFDRFFNINLFKSIYSKGSNVFAAMPSLHSSYPVIVLYYGIKNKLGLVNWFFGVVMLGIWFTAVYASHHYVLDVLAGIVCASLGIMLFNWMQAASGNFNRFLSRYEGVIQ
- a CDS encoding CAP domain-containing protein produces the protein MKKYVSGIFIALSAMALSSFILISRTDEHSLFKQEFLDLINQTRAKGCKCGDTYFPPAPPMVWNNDLEEAAKGHAQDMARQNYFSHESKDGRTMNTRIITAGYVFKGWKSFMIGENIAFGQNSIPEVMAGWFKSEGHCRNLMNPGFKEVGVAEYNKYWVQDFGGREAFSKQQQELIKSGKYRLIEKN
- a CDS encoding DUF1456 family protein, giving the protein MSNNDIMKKLRVALQLRDDEIIEILKLANFRTTKTELSAIFRSEDHPNFQPCKDQLLRNFLNGLVLHLRGPKPEKHSSKS
- a CDS encoding pseudouridine synthase, with protein sequence MLEIIYQDEHLIAINKPHGLLVHRSSIAADAEEFALQLLRDQTGRKVNPVHRIDRKTGGVLLFAFDKPAEIAMQQAFMENRVKKKYLAILRGYTPDAAEIDYPLRKENGTLQDALTRYVTLNRAELDVPFGAHPTSRYSIIEASPETGRMHQLRKHFAHIFHPIIGDRTHGCNKQNKFFKETWEMETMLLHARQLTFDHPVTGQEITIQASVQNEFKRVMQLMGWADN